Proteins from a genomic interval of Trifolium pratense cultivar HEN17-A07 linkage group LG6, ARS_RC_1.1, whole genome shotgun sequence:
- the LOC123892479 gene encoding poly(A)-specific ribonuclease PARN-like, whose protein sequence is MASLFQLLLLNQKRSLCTKVSTSKWKVKQVTTSNFNESLEEIKTHISSSDFIAISMEKTGSSSTTPWHRVQPFDTAETAYLKASQSAQRFQLLQFAVCPFSVTDSNNFVAHPYNFLLFPRDELKLGMPAYSFLCQTSQLASMARQGFDFNACIYEGISYLSRAQESVAKIRLGTGSPSLAAMKSSSPPTVADTVFVERIRSRIKHWRNTCKNSGAKTSKDEEIINSIRNIVLGNDQFKSRPCLNIDVCSERQVQLILQMIVDFQDDFLPLVIPTKSGTTQAVRIVLANSREDKELLERELHSIEEEEGKKIRGFREVIDLISASQKPVISHNCINDCTLVHSKFIAPLPSEIDDFVSSLCKSFPKVLDVSYLMKKSGTMKKVANIRNALSYVNTHFFAPVDMEIPDQDTEYKGNVDGLDALRLSYLFTKLCSILKISPIVPEFGDRRLASELEDFTNVFHPCSDDIQESSCNEDVSVWTNNTRKINCEHLVFLWGFKFGMTAGMLKSALRASHDIFSGEFDVRFVDKSCAIVVFWQPGLSRDFINVMNGDGISGGLKELVSDGLRVTCYETYRTMCRLGLWEMDLAESLEKALECSLSDKEINCERKSSEIHWCNDNVINFADL, encoded by the exons ATGGCTTCACTCTTTCAACTACTACTACTGAATCAAAAACGTTCCCTCTGCACCAAAGTTTCCACTTCAAAATGGAAAGTGAAgcaagtcacaacttcaaacttCAACGAATCGTTGGAAGAAATAAAAACTCACATCTCTTCTTCCGACTTTATCGCTATATCAATGGAAAAAACGGGTTCTTCATCGACGACTCCGTGGCACCGTGTTCAACCCTTTGATACGGCGGAAACGGCTTATCTTAAGGCTAGTCAGTCCGCCCAACGGTTTCAGCTTCTTCAGTTTGCTGTCTGCCCGTTTTCTGTTACAGACTCTAACAACTTTGTTGCTCATCC GTATAATTTCCTTTTGTTTCCAAGGGATGAGTTGAAGTTGGGCATGCCTGCTTACAGTTTTTTGTGCCAGACGTCTCAGCTTGCATCCATGGCTCGCCAGGGTTTTGATTTCAATGCTTGCATATATGAAG GCATATCATATTTGTCCAGAGCACAAGAGTCAGTGGCTAAAATTCGTTTAGGGACTGGTTCTCCATCTCTTGCTGCGATGAAATCTTCTTCACCCCCTACTGTCGCGGATACAGTTTTTGTCGAGAGGATTAGATCAAGGATTAAACATTGGAGAAATACATGTAAAAATTCTGGCGCAAAGACAAGCAAAGATG AAGAAATTATCAACTCTATTAGGAATATTGTCCTGGGTAATGACCAGTTTAAATCAAGACCATGCTTGAATATAGATGTTTGCAGTGAACGTCAAGTGCAACTAATTCTGCAG ATGATAGTAGACTTCCAAGATGACTTCCTTCCCTTAGTCATCCCTACAAAGAGTGGGACCACTCAGGCAGTACGTATTGTTTTGGCGAACTCAAGAGAAGATAAGGAATTGTTGGAG AGAGAGCTTCATAGTATTGAAGAGGAGGAGGGCAAGAAAATTCGTGGATTTCGAGAGGTGATCGATTTGATTTCCGCTTCACAGAAACCTGTTATCTCCCACAATTGCATTAATG ACTGTACGCTTGTTCATTCAAAATTCATTGCGCCACTTCCATCAGAAATAGATGATTTTGTGAGCTCCTTGTGCAAGTCTTTTCCCAAAGTACTCGACGTGAGTTATCTGATGAAGAAAAGTGGAACCATGAAAAAAGTGGCCAACATACGTAATGCTTTATCTTACGTGAATACTCATTTCTTTGCACCAGTTGATATGGAAATTCCTGACCAAG ATACAGAGTACAAAGGCAATGTTGATGGACTTGATGCATTAAGGCTATCCTATCTATTTACGAAGCTCTGCTCAATATTGAAAATTTCCCCTATTGTTCCTGAATTTGGAGATAGGCGATTGGCTTCAGAGCTTGAAGACTTCACTAATGTATTTCATCCATGCTCAGACGATATCCAAGAATCATCGTGTAATGAGGATGTTAGTGTATGGACCAATAATACAAGAAAAATCAACTGTGAACATTTGGTTTTCTTATGGGGATTTAAATTTGGTATGACGGCTGGCATGCTGAAGAGTGCTCTTCGCGCATCACATGACATCTTTTCAGGAGAGTTTGATGTAAGATTCGTGGATAAGAGTTGTGCCATTGTTGTTTTCTGGCAACCTGGGTTGTCGAGAGATTTTATAAATGTAATGAATGGTGACGGAATTAGTGGAGGCTTAAAGGAGTTAGTATCAGATGGCTTGAGGGTAACATGTTATGAGACCTATAGAACAATGTGTAGGCTAGGTTTGTGGGAGATGGATCTTGCAGAGTCTTTAGAAAAAGCCTTGGAGTGTTCCCTCAGCGATAAAGAGATAAATTGTGAGAGAAAATCTTCTGAGATTCATTGGTGTAATGACAATGTAATTAACTTTGCTGATCTTTAA
- the LOC123889726 gene encoding rhodocoxin — MALASLRKLTTQSQPRLTSLSFLTQSPIHRPSSTKKVSDRIVRLSAIDFQGQKHSVIGLTGQTLLKALINTGLIDPDSHRLEEIDACSAHCEINIAQEWLDKLPPRSYDEEYVLKHNSRARVLNKHSRLGCQVLLNHDLQGMVVALPEPKPWDTS; from the coding sequence ATGGCGTTAGCATCTCTCCGAAAACTAACAACCCAATCCCAACCTCGTCTCACCTCCCTCTCCTTCCTAACCCAATCCCCAATCCACCGTCCCTCCTCCACCAAAAAAGTCTCCGACCGCATCGTCCGTCTCTCCGCAATCGATTTCCAAGGCCAAAAACACTCCGTCATTGGCCTTACAGGTCAAACACTTCTCAAAGCCCTAATCAATACTGGCTTAATCGATCCCGATTCTCATCGTCTTGAAGAGATCGATGCTTGTTCTGCTCACTGTGAAATTAACATCGCTCAAGAATGGCTTGATAAGCTTCCTCCTAGGAGTTATGATGAAGAGTATGTTTTGAAGCATAATTCGAGAGCTAGGGTTCTTAATAAGCATTCTAGATTGGGTTGTCAGGTTCTTCTTAATCATGATCTTCAAGGTATGGTTGTTGCTCTTCCTGAACCTAAGCCATGGGATACTTCTtag
- the LOC123890508 gene encoding glycine oxidase — MNMAILHQSHCSINFSSTHHSSSLTKRRSSLSYKYKFSATGNRMALSSSDDKVFDVVIVGAGIIGLSVARQFLMDSDLSVAIVDKGLSCSGATGAGQGYLWMTHKTPGSPTWDLSMRSHQLWTTMADNLQEQGLDPMVELGWKKTGSLLVGRTRAESDMLKVRAKQLSEAGLIAEYLSSSDLSKREPDLLVDKDTSAAFLPDDCQLDAHRTVAYIEKGNRNFASKGRYAEFYDDPVKCFIRSEDSNGGVEAVQTSKTTLYSKKAIIVAAGCWTGSLMKDLFRNWGMEFHVPVRPRKGHLLALQNFNSLQLNHGLMEAGYVDHPSISGLESSDHGRDLSVSMTATIDAAGNLLIGSSREFVGFNTDLDESVISHIWKRVGEYFPKLRSLSLSDLSESRKVRIGLRPYMPDGKPVIGPVPGLSNVYLAAGHEGGGLSMALGTAEMVVDVVLGRPGNVDSAPFVVDRGVE; from the exons ATGAATATGGCTATTCTTCATCAGAGTCATTGCAGCATCAACTTCTCTTCCACTCATCACTCTTCATCACTTACCAAGAGAAGATCTTCTCTTTCCTACAAATACAAATTCTCTGCAACAGGAAACAGGATGGCTCTGTCATCTTCTGATGATAAGGTTTTTGATGTTGTGATAGTGGGTGCTGGCATCATTGGTTTGAGTGTTGCTCGACAGTTTCTCATGGATTCGGACCTGTCAGTTGCTATAGTTGATAAAGGTCTTTCTTGTTCTGGTGCCACTGGCGCAG GACAGGGATATCTGTGGATGACACACAAAACACCTGGGAGTCCTACATGGGATCTTTCTATGAGAAGCCACCAACTTTGGACGACGATGGCAGATAACCTACAAGAGCAAGGCTTGGATCCTATGGTGGAGTTGGGATGGAAAAAAACAG GGAGCTTATTAGTCGGTAGAACTCGTGCAGAGTCAGACATGCTAAAAGTGAGAGCAAAACAGCTTAGTGAGGCTGGGTTGATAGCAGAGTACCTGTCTAGCAGTGATTTATCTAAACGGGAACCTGATCTGTTGGTGGATAAAGACACCTCGGCTGCATTTCTACCAGATGATTGCCAATTGGATGCTCATCGTACTGTTGCATATATTGAAAAG GGTAACAGGAATTTTGCATCAAAAGGAAGATATGCAGAATTTTATGATGATCCAGTGAAATGCTTCATCAg GTCAGAAGATAGCAATGGAGGTGTCGAAGCAGTTCAGACTTCCAAAACTACGTTATACAGCAAGAAGGCGATTATAGTTGCTGCTGGTTGTTGGACTGGTTCTTTAATGAAAGATTTGTTTAGAAATTGGGGAATGGAGTTTCATGTTCCTGTGAGGCCTAGAAAG GGTCACTTGCTTGCGCTTCAGAATTTCAATTCTCTTCAATTGAACCATGGCCTAATGGAAGCAGGTTATGTTGATCATCCATCTATTTCTGGTTTGGAATCATCAGATCATGGACGGGACTTATCTGTTTCAATGACTGCAACAATAGATGCCGCAGGAAATCTTCTTATTG GGAGCAGCCGCGAATTTGTTGGGTTCAACACTGATTTGGATGAGTCTGTTATTAGTCACATTTGGAAGCGTGTTGGAGAATACTTCCCGAAATTGAGAAGTCTTTCCCTTTCAGATCTCAGCGAAAGTAGAAAAGTCCGAATAGGATTACGACCTTACA TGCCTGATGGTAAGCCAGTGATTGGGCCTGTGCCTGGCTTGTCAAATGTTTATCTTGCGGCTGGACATGAAGGGGGTGGACTTTCAATG GCTTTGGGGACTGCTGAAATGGTTGTTGATGTGGTGTTGGGCCGACCAGGAAATGTCGATAGCGCACCTTTTGTTGTTGATCGAGGTGTTGAGTAA